The following coding sequences lie in one Halorhabdus rudnickae genomic window:
- a CDS encoding DUF2070 family protein, translating to MTATQGDLAGLSRYIFRAPRWYSSITFALLIAALTGLAAFDSRYILEDAWQGIFYIGFPTLVASVLTPPIDRMLGGQLTPNRASLLALGCELLVIGVLMGASVISVFTPLGQIFVFNALLFALAAIFAFRLLIVMAISRHRLPVAAIPASVQTGVAAVLLFVYSGTMRYLEIGGPLTRSYLSRPDAAPPELLVVLPGDFALLVVLCVLYAGAVWLFLVVIDRPWRRSLGVSALDFLRGFIGHIAEGSRELEGFFEEIGEEALVPVTVLSFRHPDGPEKARFVLPMIHPGPMGEIGGGNLPLRVAEEADGLGFPPHATAGHDFNLVTEREVQTILDAVERAQDKIEYGEKATPGDRLEEGEATLTGQAFGDDALVTTTFSPGFADDIEYAVGLSARAEARAGHLDDILLIDAHNCNNGLDGPNLGHVVPGGERSFDLIHGAERLGKRLADAEQAPVRLGIAADETPWDPQEGIGPLGIRVAVVEVGGHSTGYVLVDGNNMEPGLRERITDTVDDVDLLEVMTSDTHIVNTVEAENQVGDAIPEDELVTLIDKLVGDALEDLEPVEAGMASEQSEVTVFGNDRTETLASTANAVVSMGAAMAGLFVVVVVTISLLVFLLT from the coding sequence ATGACGGCCACGCAGGGAGATCTTGCTGGACTCTCGCGGTATATCTTCCGCGCGCCACGATGGTACTCCTCGATCACCTTCGCACTGCTGATCGCCGCACTCACCGGCCTGGCAGCGTTCGACTCACGGTACATCCTTGAGGACGCCTGGCAGGGGATTTTTTACATCGGTTTTCCGACACTCGTCGCCAGTGTCCTCACGCCTCCGATCGACCGAATGCTCGGCGGTCAACTGACGCCCAATCGAGCATCGCTGCTCGCGCTCGGCTGTGAACTACTCGTCATCGGTGTGCTGATGGGAGCGAGCGTGATCTCGGTCTTCACGCCGCTCGGTCAGATATTCGTCTTCAACGCCTTGTTGTTCGCGCTGGCGGCGATCTTCGCCTTCCGGCTGTTGATCGTCATGGCGATCTCGCGTCACCGCCTCCCCGTCGCAGCGATCCCCGCGAGCGTCCAGACCGGCGTCGCCGCCGTCCTCCTGTTCGTCTACAGCGGAACGATGCGCTACCTCGAGATCGGCGGCCCACTGACGCGTTCGTATCTCTCGCGCCCGGACGCGGCCCCGCCGGAGTTGCTCGTCGTTCTCCCCGGGGACTTCGCCTTGCTCGTCGTCCTCTGTGTCCTCTATGCCGGTGCAGTCTGGCTGTTCCTGGTCGTGATCGACCGGCCGTGGCGACGGAGCCTCGGCGTGAGCGCCCTGGACTTCCTCCGGGGATTCATCGGCCACATCGCCGAAGGCTCGCGCGAACTCGAAGGCTTCTTCGAGGAAATCGGCGAGGAGGCGCTGGTCCCGGTGACGGTGCTTTCGTTCCGCCACCCTGACGGTCCCGAGAAGGCCCGCTTCGTGCTGCCGATGATCCATCCAGGGCCGATGGGCGAGATCGGCGGCGGAAACCTGCCGCTGCGCGTCGCCGAGGAGGCCGATGGACTCGGTTTTCCACCCCACGCCACCGCCGGCCACGACTTCAACCTCGTCACCGAACGTGAGGTCCAAACCATCCTCGACGCGGTCGAACGCGCTCAGGACAAAATCGAGTACGGGGAGAAAGCAACCCCCGGCGACCGACTCGAGGAGGGCGAGGCAACGCTGACCGGACAGGCCTTCGGCGACGACGCTCTGGTGACGACCACCTTCTCGCCCGGGTTCGCTGACGATATCGAGTACGCCGTCGGGCTCTCGGCGCGCGCGGAGGCGCGCGCTGGACACCTGGATGATATCCTGCTGATCGACGCCCACAACTGTAACAACGGTCTCGACGGACCAAATCTGGGCCACGTCGTCCCGGGTGGCGAGCGCTCTTTCGACCTGATCCACGGCGCCGAACGCCTCGGCAAACGCCTCGCAGACGCCGAGCAAGCGCCGGTTCGGCTCGGTATCGCAGCCGACGAAACACCCTGGGACCCCCAGGAAGGGATCGGCCCGCTCGGCATTCGGGTCGCCGTCGTCGAGGTCGGCGGTCACTCGACGGGCTACGTCCTCGTTGACGGCAACAACATGGAACCGGGGCTACGCGAGCGCATTACCGACACCGTCGACGACGTCGACCTGCTTGAAGTGATGACCTCGGATACTCACATCGTCAACACCGTCGAGGCCGAGAACCAGGTCGGGGACGCCATCCCCGAGGATGAGTTGGTCACGCTGATCGACAAATTGGTCGGAGACGCACTCGAAGATCTGGAACCGGTCGAGGCCGGGATGGCCAGCGAGCAGTCCGAGGTGACGGTCTTCGGCAACGACCGCACCGAGACGCTCGCGAGTACGGCCAACGCCGTCGTCTCGATGGGCGCGGCCATGGCGGGGCTGTTC
- a CDS encoding GMP synthase subunit A: MTRIDVIDNHGQFTHLEQRALRDIGVDVDLIENTTPPEEIDADGLVLSGGPSMDRIGNSPTYLDLDVPILGICLGMQLMATELGGTVGAGEYGGYADVTVEILEEDDPLVGSLAPETRVWASHADEVKEVPTGFQRTATSDVCAVEAMSDTDRDLYGVQWHPEVAHTEEGQAVFENFRTVCE, from the coding sequence ATGACCCGGATCGACGTGATCGACAATCACGGCCAGTTCACGCACCTCGAACAGCGGGCGTTACGCGACATCGGCGTCGACGTCGACCTCATCGAGAACACGACACCCCCCGAAGAGATCGACGCTGACGGACTCGTGCTCTCGGGAGGACCATCGATGGATCGGATCGGCAATTCCCCCACGTATCTCGATCTGGACGTACCGATCCTCGGAATCTGTCTCGGGATGCAACTCATGGCCACGGAACTCGGTGGCACGGTGGGTGCCGGGGAGTACGGTGGCTACGCCGACGTGACCGTCGAGATCCTCGAAGAGGACGATCCCCTCGTTGGCTCGCTGGCGCCCGAAACCCGCGTGTGGGCGAGTCACGCAGACGAAGTCAAAGAGGTGCCGACGGGCTTTCAGCGAACGGCGACCTCCGACGTCTGTGCGGTCGAGGCGATGAGTGACACCGACCGAGATCTCTACGGCGTCCAGTGGCATCCCGAAGTGGCCCACACCGAGGAGGGCCAAGCCGTCTTCGAGAACTTTCGCACAGTCTGTGAGTGA
- a CDS encoding sensor histidine kinase: MTATKRALGINYVTGTGVVLGILFVPALTHRGTPTTETTVAVLGLLAAVGLTATGVWLRSCRLRGEQVWRVATHVGLGIGVVTVTDLLVGLRAVTDLGSTGSALLASSIVIGGTGGGVVGIVREFERSTRTLTQSTEVLSRALRHNLRNDLTVILGQLDELESEVSGPARVHVRSIRGKVDEMVELSEQAQQIEVAVTGEGRRRHPIDAVEIVDRRVRATRAAHPGVRFETDFPETAWVSADWMLETAIENVFETAIANGGSETVLRIEVEHPGPRSTVVRIVDVNGHLPAAEVEPLNSGTETPLQHSEGLGLWLVNWIVEGFGGTLELEQSEDTCVVTLRLRRAMPTSHERF, translated from the coding sequence ATGACAGCGACAAAGCGAGCACTCGGGATCAACTACGTAACGGGGACGGGTGTCGTCCTTGGCATACTTTTCGTCCCGGCCCTGACCCATCGTGGGACACCCACCACGGAGACAACGGTTGCAGTGCTCGGGTTGCTCGCTGCGGTCGGTTTGACTGCCACCGGCGTCTGGCTCCGGTCGTGTCGACTGCGGGGCGAACAAGTCTGGCGGGTCGCGACACACGTGGGACTCGGCATCGGCGTGGTAACGGTGACGGACCTCCTGGTCGGATTGAGAGCTGTCACAGACCTCGGGTCGACAGGGTCGGCGCTGCTCGCCAGTTCGATCGTCATCGGTGGTACCGGTGGGGGCGTCGTCGGGATCGTCCGGGAATTCGAGCGATCGACGCGGACGCTTACCCAGAGTACGGAGGTTCTCTCTCGGGCACTCAGGCACAACCTTCGCAACGACCTGACCGTAATCCTCGGCCAACTCGACGAACTCGAATCGGAGGTTTCGGGACCAGCACGCGTACACGTCAGATCGATCCGCGGGAAGGTAGACGAGATGGTGGAACTGTCCGAACAGGCCCAACAGATCGAGGTCGCCGTCACCGGCGAAGGGCGTCGCCGTCATCCGATCGACGCCGTCGAGATCGTCGACCGCCGCGTGCGGGCCACCAGGGCAGCCCATCCCGGAGTGCGTTTCGAAACCGACTTCCCGGAGACGGCGTGGGTCAGCGCCGACTGGATGCTCGAAACCGCGATCGAGAACGTATTCGAGACGGCCATCGCCAACGGCGGGAGCGAAACGGTTCTGCGGATCGAGGTCGAACACCCCGGTCCCAGGTCGACAGTCGTCCGGATCGTCGACGTCAACGGCCATCTCCCCGCCGCCGAAGTCGAACCCCTCAACTCGGGGACCGAAACGCCACTCCAGCACAGCGAAGGACTCGGTCTGTGGCTCGTCAACTGGATCGTCGAGGGATTCGGCGGCACACTGGAACTCGAGCAGTCCGAGGACACCTGCGTCGTGACCTTGCGATTGCGTCGAGCCATGCCGACCAGTCACGAACGGTTCTAG